Proteins co-encoded in one Halorussus vallis genomic window:
- a CDS encoding DUF7344 domain-containing protein: protein MERANRKPILLLLLFADRATSDDAERAGDSAELYAGTAFELLDNPRRRRLLAYLVECGGSAPLADAVDHVAAWEHDCDPEEVFSTDRKTVYDSLRRRHVPRLSRVGVVVHDERRGVVSLGPAADAVIDRLGDRRSPCAHWETYFLGLAATVGAFVAAEVAATVPELLFGGEHAVVAGLFGALTLVAALDARYRFSAR, encoded by the coding sequence ATGGAACGAGCGAACCGGAAGCCGATACTGCTACTGCTACTCTTCGCGGACCGCGCGACGAGCGACGACGCCGAGCGCGCCGGCGACTCGGCCGAACTCTACGCCGGGACGGCGTTCGAACTGCTCGACAATCCGCGCCGACGCCGCCTGCTGGCCTACCTCGTCGAGTGCGGCGGGTCGGCCCCGCTGGCCGACGCCGTCGACCACGTGGCGGCCTGGGAGCACGACTGCGACCCCGAGGAGGTGTTCTCGACCGACCGGAAGACGGTCTACGACTCGCTCCGGCGTCGCCACGTCCCGCGACTCTCCCGGGTCGGCGTCGTCGTCCACGACGAGCGTCGGGGCGTCGTCTCCCTCGGGCCGGCGGCCGACGCCGTGATCGACCGACTCGGCGACCGGCGGTCGCCCTGTGCTCACTGGGAGACGTACTTCCTCGGTCTGGCGGCCACGGTCGGGGCGTTCGTCGCCGCGGAGGTCGCGGCGACCGTCCCGGAACTGCTCTTCGGCGGGGAACACGCCGTCGTGGCCGGACTGTTCGGCGCGCTGACGCTGGTCGCGGCGCTCGACGCGCGCTATCGGTTCAGCGCGCGCTAG
- a CDS encoding TrmB family transcriptional regulator produces MTHEKQTTVVELLQQLGLKEYEAKVFAALAQVSQATAKEISELADVPRTRVYDAGEELALRGLVEVQQSNPQRYRAIPIEEAVEVIRRQYDRRFETLSETLSDLEASGDTRRRPEGVWSLTGAEAIAERVAKLVESATEEVVVLFGSDPGDAAPILERLGAAVDRGATVYVGSLAPDEADRRRVVDAVPGARRADVLEELLSSPAADTADAADIGFLVVADRDELLLSAVGDREGDVEAAVRSTEFGNGLLAVVRRLLDGALPTEGAESEQEEEADAPASEDDTLAE; encoded by the coding sequence ATGACTCACGAAAAGCAGACGACGGTGGTCGAGTTGTTACAACAACTCGGTCTGAAGGAGTACGAAGCGAAAGTGTTCGCGGCGCTGGCGCAGGTTTCCCAGGCCACCGCCAAGGAGATAAGCGAACTCGCGGACGTGCCCCGAACTCGGGTGTACGACGCGGGCGAGGAGTTGGCACTGCGCGGCCTCGTGGAGGTTCAACAGTCGAACCCCCAGCGGTATCGCGCCATCCCCATCGAGGAGGCGGTGGAGGTGATTCGACGCCAGTACGACCGGCGCTTCGAGACGCTGTCGGAGACGTTGTCGGACCTCGAAGCGTCGGGTGACACCCGGCGACGCCCCGAGGGCGTCTGGTCGCTCACCGGCGCGGAGGCCATCGCCGAGCGGGTCGCCAAGTTGGTCGAGTCGGCGACCGAGGAGGTCGTCGTCCTCTTCGGCTCGGACCCCGGCGACGCCGCGCCGATACTCGAACGGCTCGGGGCGGCGGTCGACCGCGGCGCGACCGTCTACGTCGGCTCGCTGGCCCCCGACGAGGCCGACCGGCGGCGGGTCGTCGACGCGGTTCCCGGCGCCCGCCGCGCCGACGTCCTGGAGGAGTTGCTCTCCTCGCCCGCCGCCGACACTGCCGACGCCGCCGACATCGGTTTCCTCGTCGTCGCCGACCGGGACGAACTCCTGTTGAGCGCGGTCGGCGACCGCGAGGGCGACGTCGAGGCGGCGGTCCGCTCGACCGAGTTCGGCAACGGCCTCCTGGCCGTCGTCAGGCGACTCCTCGACGGCGCCCTCCCGACGGAGGGCGCGGAGAGCGAGCAGGAGGAAGAGGCGGACGCGCCCGCGTCCGAGGACGACACGCTGGCGGAATAG
- the prs gene encoding ribose-phosphate diphosphokinase — protein sequence MIISGSTSQVLAAELAAALDEPLASIEFERFPDGELLAAAPGLAEGEFAERSAAGRINRAIIVASTVSSDAHLELIQLQDAAREWGATEVVTVLPYMGYARQDAAFEAGQPVSARAVAKALSANADRVVTVNPHEESVCDFFDTPAESVDAAGVLADPLPADLADPVFLSPDEGALDIAETVRDAYGEGTVDYFEKKRLSGTEVELTPSDTNVADRDVVVTDDIIATGSTMAGAVEILGERGAGRVFVACVHPMLAADAYAKLSRAGVEAVYGTDTIERAVSEVSVAPVLADAL from the coding sequence ATGATTATCAGCGGGTCAACCTCGCAGGTGCTGGCGGCGGAACTCGCCGCCGCGCTGGACGAACCCCTGGCGAGCATCGAGTTCGAGCGATTCCCCGACGGCGAACTGCTGGCGGCCGCACCCGGCCTGGCCGAGGGCGAGTTCGCCGAGCGCAGCGCGGCTGGACGGATAAATCGCGCGATTATCGTCGCCTCGACCGTCTCCTCGGACGCCCACCTCGAACTCATCCAGTTGCAGGACGCCGCCCGCGAGTGGGGCGCCACCGAGGTCGTCACCGTCCTGCCGTACATGGGGTACGCCCGCCAGGACGCCGCGTTCGAGGCGGGCCAGCCAGTCTCGGCCCGCGCGGTCGCGAAGGCCCTCTCGGCGAACGCCGACCGCGTGGTGACGGTCAACCCCCACGAGGAGTCGGTCTGCGACTTTTTCGACACCCCTGCCGAATCGGTCGACGCCGCCGGCGTCCTCGCCGACCCGCTTCCGGCGGACCTCGCCGACCCCGTCTTCCTCTCGCCCGACGAAGGCGCGCTCGACATCGCCGAAACCGTCCGGGACGCCTACGGCGAGGGCACCGTCGACTACTTCGAGAAGAAGCGCCTCTCGGGCACCGAGGTCGAACTGACCCCCAGTGACACCAACGTGGCCGACCGCGACGTGGTCGTCACCGACGACATCATCGCCACCGGGTCGACGATGGCGGGCGCGGTCGAGATCCTGGGCGAGCGCGGCGCCGGCCGGGTGTTCGTCGCCTGCGTCCACCCGATGCTGGCCGCCGACGCCTACGCGAAACTCTCGCGGGCGGGCGTCGAGGCGGTCTACGGCACCGACACCATCGAGCGCGCGGTCAGCGAGGTGTCGGTCGCGCCGGTGCTCGCCGACGCGCTGTAG
- a CDS encoding HVO_0234 family beta-propeller protein: MGISIDEKRVYRGDGEEVPVYVVGDFGVAVVETSDDLVGRFGLERRCTARDAAGRDGRLAVATDETVLIGGEDRFESLDVGPAVAVGFGDAGDLLVAREDGAVLRREEDGDDGDETGDSAWTELGSIEEVRAIDGDLLAAESGVYRATASGVEHVGLEDVRDVSTAGVPLAATAAGLYKLGNGWMDELDGDFRAVGAASGEAGRLGWAHVAGETGLFAHEDGEWHEEEVPAEGEIVALDHGEGVYAATADGTFLLSVGDGWRSQMLGLQGVKAVAAP; this comes from the coding sequence ATGGGCATCAGCATCGACGAGAAGCGGGTGTACCGCGGCGACGGCGAGGAGGTCCCGGTGTACGTCGTCGGCGACTTCGGGGTGGCGGTGGTCGAGACCTCCGACGACCTGGTGGGACGATTCGGCCTGGAGCGCCGGTGTACGGCCCGGGACGCCGCCGGGCGCGACGGCCGACTCGCGGTGGCGACCGACGAGACGGTGCTGATAGGCGGGGAGGACAGATTCGAGTCGCTGGACGTCGGTCCGGCGGTCGCGGTGGGGTTCGGCGATGCGGGTGACCTGCTGGTCGCCCGCGAGGACGGCGCGGTGCTACGACGCGAGGAAGACGGTGACGACGGCGACGAAACCGGTGACTCGGCGTGGACCGAACTCGGGAGTATCGAGGAGGTGCGGGCCATCGACGGCGACCTGCTCGCCGCGGAGTCGGGCGTCTATCGCGCTACCGCGTCGGGCGTCGAGCACGTCGGCCTCGAAGACGTTCGGGACGTATCGACCGCAGGCGTCCCGCTGGCCGCGACCGCCGCGGGACTCTACAAGCTCGGCAACGGCTGGATGGACGAACTCGACGGCGACTTCCGGGCGGTCGGCGCCGCGTCGGGCGAGGCGGGGCGACTCGGCTGGGCGCACGTCGCGGGGGAAACGGGGCTGTTCGCCCACGAGGACGGCGAGTGGCACGAAGAGGAGGTGCCCGCCGAGGGCGAAATCGTCGCGCTCGACCACGGCGAGGGCGTCTACGCCGCGACGGCGGACGGGACGTTCCTGCTCTCGGTCGGCGACGGCTGGCGTTCCCAGATGCTTGGCTTGCAGGGTGTGAAGGCCGTCGCCGCGCCGTAA